A single Micromonospora luteifusca DNA region contains:
- a CDS encoding SMI1/KNR4 family protein: MIDGMDFAEFDEQVLSLRARVARSGFDAVEDFKVIKGLTASAEETAEAERRLSVTLPEQYKAFMVRYGGGSFGFLDLLPIPAAGSSNQVDDVVSVSQAEFRDGSFVAIAPVGTGDYWCFPVLNGRCSDEVWFHYHDAGDPTVEASDFLEFVARRGVQV, translated from the coding sequence ATGATCGACGGCATGGACTTCGCGGAGTTCGACGAGCAGGTTCTATCACTACGAGCCCGCGTGGCCCGGTCGGGCTTCGATGCAGTTGAAGATTTCAAGGTGATCAAAGGACTGACCGCGTCGGCGGAGGAGACCGCCGAGGCGGAGCGAAGGTTGAGTGTGACCTTGCCTGAGCAGTACAAGGCTTTCATGGTGCGCTACGGGGGCGGCTCCTTCGGATTCCTCGACCTGCTGCCCATACCCGCAGCAGGGTCCTCGAACCAGGTCGACGACGTTGTCTCCGTCAGTCAGGCCGAGTTCCGGGACGGGTCGTTCGTCGCGATAGCTCCTGTCGGCACAGGTGACTACTGGTGCTTCCCCGTCCTGAATGGCCGATGCAGCGACGAGGTGTGGTTCCACTATCACGACGCCGGCGACCCAACCGTTGAAGCATCAGACTTCCTGGAGTTCGTGGCGCGGCGGGGTGTTCAAGTCTGA
- a CDS encoding hemerythrin domain-containing protein, producing the protein MGTAASKSPDQLTACWRPGPTSRRPPLGTAAAAAAVRDVYRRFARRDAFDDLVKLLGAHETAEEEVVHPLARSLPGSGGDAMVDDRLEEERQAKETLRTLIAGGVDADGFDTGINAGKPGGNADTPSFSRGTIRPPRPTSRGRPVVSRSVCEQRTGVPIFAVLRTEPGATHPLALRSRR; encoded by the coding sequence GTGGGCACGGCTGCGTCGAAATCACCCGATCAGTTGACTGCCTGTTGGCGGCCTGGTCCGACCAGTCGTCGCCCACCCCTGGGCACCGCCGCGGCTGCGGCAGCTGTCAGAGACGTGTACCGCCGGTTCGCGAGGCGCGATGCTTTCGACGACCTGGTCAAGCTCCTCGGCGCCCACGAAACCGCCGAGGAGGAGGTCGTGCACCCACTCGCGCGGAGCCTGCCCGGTAGCGGTGGTGACGCCATGGTTGACGACCGCCTTGAGGAGGAGCGACAGGCGAAGGAGACGCTGCGAACCTTGATAGCCGGAGGTGTGGACGCCGACGGCTTCGACACCGGGATCAACGCAGGAAAACCCGGAGGGAACGCGGACACCCCCTCTTTCTCGCGCGGGACCATCCGGCCGCCCCGCCCCACCTCGCGTGGGCGGCCGGTGGTTTCCCGATCTGTTTGTGAGCAGAGGACAGGGGTACCGATTTTCGCAGTGCTTCGGACGGAACCCGGGGCGACACATCCGCTAGCCCTTCGGTCCAGGAGGTAG
- a CDS encoding poly(ethylene terephthalate) hydrolase family protein — MTVTTGSASAADNPYQRGPDPTRTSVAAVNGPFANTSVSVPTGYGFNGGRIYYPTDTSQGTFGAIAISPGYTALFSAELAWMGPWLASHGFVVIGIETNSRNDFDTARGTQLLAALDYLTQQSPVRDRVDPNRLAVAGHSMGGGGALSAATRRSSLKAVVGIAPYSPSSNLANDRVPTMIFAGQADTVVTPSYATNLYNSLPATTESVYLEVAGADHGFMVGRSNPVMIRTMLPFVKMFVDNDTRYSQFLCPLADSSGVVTYRSTCPLLPSTPTTPTATPTNTPTPTASPTVPPNSASEIVGTQSGRCIDVPNASHNNGTRVSLYDCNRQSNQSWTYTAGRQLQVYGNMCLDAAGSGNGAAVQIYSCHSQTNQQWNVNSNGTISGVQSGRCLDVWSTANGAQVQLYDCHGQTNQQFRLVSLAR, encoded by the coding sequence CTGACGGTGACGACCGGGTCGGCGTCGGCCGCCGACAACCCGTACCAGCGGGGCCCGGACCCCACCCGGACCAGCGTCGCCGCCGTGAACGGCCCCTTCGCCAACACGTCGGTCAGCGTCCCGACCGGGTACGGCTTCAACGGCGGCAGGATCTACTACCCGACCGACACCAGCCAGGGCACCTTCGGGGCCATCGCGATCTCGCCGGGTTACACCGCGTTGTTCTCCGCCGAACTGGCCTGGATGGGACCGTGGCTGGCCTCCCACGGCTTTGTCGTGATCGGCATCGAAACCAACAGCCGTAACGACTTCGACACGGCCCGAGGGACCCAGTTGCTCGCCGCGCTGGACTACCTGACACAGCAGAGCCCGGTACGCGACCGGGTCGACCCCAACCGGTTGGCGGTCGCCGGTCACTCCATGGGCGGCGGTGGCGCGCTGAGCGCAGCCACCCGGCGCTCGTCGCTGAAGGCAGTGGTCGGCATCGCGCCGTACTCGCCGTCGTCGAACCTGGCCAACGACCGGGTGCCCACGATGATCTTCGCTGGGCAGGCGGACACGGTGGTCACCCCGTCCTACGCCACCAACCTCTACAACAGCCTCCCGGCCACGACGGAGAGCGTCTACCTGGAGGTTGCCGGCGCCGACCATGGGTTCATGGTCGGACGGTCGAACCCGGTGATGATCCGAACCATGCTGCCGTTCGTCAAGATGTTCGTCGACAACGACACCCGGTACAGCCAATTCCTCTGCCCGCTGGCGGACTCCAGCGGCGTGGTCACCTACCGCAGCACCTGCCCGTTGCTGCCCTCGACGCCGACCACCCCGACGGCGACCCCCACCAACACGCCGACGCCCACCGCTTCGCCCACCGTCCCACCCAACTCCGCCAGCGAAATCGTCGGCACGCAGTCCGGCCGGTGCATCGACGTACCCAACGCCTCACACAACAACGGCACCCGGGTAAGCCTCTACGACTGCAACAGACAGTCCAACCAGTCCTGGACCTACACCGCAGGCAGACAACTACAGGTGTACGGCAACATGTGCCTGGACGCGGCAGGCTCCGGCAACGGCGCGGCGGTCCAGATCTACAGCTGCCACAGCCAGACCAACCAACAGTGGAACGTCAACTCCAACGGCACCATCAGCGGCGTGCAGTCCGGACGATGCCTGGACGTCTGGAGCACGGCCAACGGAGCCCAGGTCCAGCTGTACGACTGCCACGGACAAACCAACCAGCAATTCAGGCTCGTGTCCCTCGCCCGATAA
- a CDS encoding zinc-dependent alcohol dehydrogenase, with protein sequence MRAMVYRGPYRLRVEEKDRPAIEHPNDAIIKVTRAAVCGSDLHLYHGMMPDTRVGMTFGHEFVGVVDEVGPSVRNVQPGDRVMVPFNVYCGSCFFCARGLFSNCHNVNPNATAVGGIYGYSHTCGGYDGGQAEYVRVPFADVGPSLIPEWMDDDDAVLLTDALATGYFGAQLGDIVEGDVVVVFGAGPVGLYAAKSAWLMGAGRVIVIDHLDYRLEKAASFAHAETYNFAEYDDIVVHLKKITDHLGADVAIDAVGAEADGNLLQHVTAAKLKLQGGSPVALNWAIDSVRKGGNISVMGAYGPMFSAVKFGDALNKGLTLRMNQCPVKRQWPRLIEHIRNGYLKPSDIVTHRIPLEHIPEAYHIFSAKLDGCIKPLIVPNPA encoded by the coding sequence ATGCGAGCAATGGTCTACCGCGGTCCGTACCGCCTGCGCGTGGAGGAGAAGGACCGTCCCGCCATCGAGCATCCCAACGACGCGATCATCAAGGTGACCCGTGCGGCGGTCTGCGGGTCCGACCTGCACCTCTACCACGGAATGATGCCCGACACCCGGGTCGGGATGACCTTCGGTCACGAGTTCGTCGGCGTGGTCGACGAGGTCGGGCCCTCGGTGCGGAACGTCCAGCCGGGCGACCGGGTCATGGTTCCCTTCAATGTCTACTGCGGGTCGTGCTTCTTCTGCGCCCGGGGGCTGTTCAGCAACTGCCACAACGTCAACCCCAACGCCACAGCCGTCGGCGGCATCTACGGCTACTCGCACACCTGCGGCGGCTACGACGGCGGTCAGGCCGAGTACGTCCGGGTGCCGTTCGCCGATGTCGGCCCGAGTCTGATCCCCGAGTGGATGGACGACGACGATGCCGTCCTGCTCACCGACGCGCTCGCCACCGGCTACTTCGGGGCGCAGCTCGGCGACATCGTCGAGGGTGACGTGGTCGTGGTCTTCGGCGCCGGGCCGGTGGGCCTGTACGCCGCGAAGTCGGCCTGGCTGATGGGCGCCGGCCGGGTCATCGTCATCGACCACCTCGACTACCGGCTGGAGAAGGCGGCGTCCTTCGCCCACGCCGAGACCTACAACTTCGCCGAGTACGACGACATCGTCGTACACCTGAAGAAGATCACCGATCACCTGGGTGCCGACGTGGCCATCGACGCCGTCGGCGCCGAGGCGGACGGCAACCTCCTCCAGCACGTCACCGCAGCGAAGCTGAAGCTGCAGGGCGGCTCCCCCGTCGCCCTCAACTGGGCGATCGACTCGGTACGCAAAGGCGGCAACATCTCGGTGATGGGCGCGTACGGGCCGATGTTCAGCGCCGTCAAGTTCGGCGACGCGCTGAACAAGGGCCTGACCCTGCGGATGAACCAGTGCCCGGTGAAGCGGCAGTGGCCGCGCCTGATCGAGCACATCCGCAACGGCTACCTCAAGCCCAGCGACATCGTGACCCACCGGATCCCGCTGGAACACATCCCCGAGGCGTACCACATCTTCTCCGCCAAGCTCGATGGCTGCATCAAGCCGCTGATCGTTCCGAACCCCGCCTGA
- a CDS encoding DUF6766 family protein produces MSAGGTTAGTVSSDGTAGQNGWRSARRGRPEGPPFRKPRWPKAYAFALVTGALFLLSWVGQFFFQMTVESNEATQHGQAFSWSEFLPQFFSSTLENWQSEFLQLIWQAAGLALFYYWGSSQSRESDERIEAKLDALLRERNLDPENP; encoded by the coding sequence ATGAGCGCAGGAGGCACGACCGCCGGGACAGTTTCGTCGGATGGCACCGCTGGACAGAACGGCTGGCGGTCCGCGCGGCGTGGCCGCCCTGAGGGGCCACCATTTCGCAAGCCGCGATGGCCGAAGGCGTACGCCTTCGCGCTGGTCACCGGTGCGTTGTTCCTCCTGTCCTGGGTTGGCCAGTTCTTCTTTCAGATGACCGTGGAAAGTAACGAGGCCACCCAGCACGGGCAGGCATTTTCGTGGAGTGAGTTCCTTCCCCAGTTCTTCTCGTCAACACTGGAGAACTGGCAGTCTGAGTTTCTTCAGCTGATCTGGCAGGCCGCCGGTCTGGCCCTCTTCTACTACTGGGGCTCGTCCCAGTCCCGGGAGTCGGACGAGCGGATCGAGGCCAAGCTCGACGCCCTGCTCCGCGAGCGGAACCTGGACCCGGAAAACCCGTGA
- a CDS encoding carbohydrate-binding protein — protein sequence MRSRRIFAVVAGAAMTVTAAVAFVPSSIAAVSSANAVPMVACTAPAWAEGTTYQTGAQVTYGGRLYQALVTHTAHPGAGWNPAATPSLWRDLGACSGSTPPPTTRPPTTPPSTTAPPTTPPPTTPPPTTPPPTTPPPTGGTCGVKSRPTGKVLQGYWENWDGASNGVHPGLGWIPITDSRLSQHGYNVINAAFPVIRSDGTVLWENGMDAGVKVSTPAEMCQAKAAGATILMSIGGAAAGIDLSSTAVADRFIATIVPILTAYHFDGIDIDIETGLTGSGNINTLSTSQANLIRIIDGVLARMPSNFGLTMAPETAYVTGGSVVYGSIWGSYLPIIKKYVDNGRLWWLNMQYYNGSMYGCAGDSYPAGTVQGFTVQTQCLNNGLTIQGTTIRVPYDKQVPGLPAQNGAGGGYMSTSLVTQAWNSVPGLKGLMTWSANWDGSKGWTFGDNVKRLQGR from the coding sequence ATGAGAAGCCGTCGGATTTTCGCAGTGGTGGCCGGGGCGGCGATGACCGTCACGGCCGCCGTCGCCTTCGTCCCCAGCAGCATCGCGGCCGTGTCCTCGGCCAACGCCGTCCCGATGGTCGCCTGCACCGCCCCGGCCTGGGCCGAGGGCACCACCTACCAAACGGGCGCCCAGGTCACCTACGGCGGCCGGCTCTACCAGGCTCTGGTCACGCACACCGCGCACCCCGGCGCCGGCTGGAACCCCGCCGCGACGCCGTCGCTGTGGCGTGACCTCGGCGCGTGCTCGGGAAGCACTCCGCCGCCCACCACGCGACCACCGACGACCCCGCCGTCCACCACCGCGCCGCCCACCACGCCGCCACCGACCACACCTCCGCCCACCACGCCGCCGCCCACCACGCCGCCGCCGACCGGTGGGACCTGCGGGGTGAAGTCGCGGCCCACCGGCAAGGTGTTGCAGGGCTACTGGGAGAACTGGGACGGCGCCTCCAACGGCGTACACCCCGGCCTCGGCTGGATCCCGATCACCGACAGCCGGCTCAGCCAGCACGGCTACAACGTGATCAACGCGGCGTTCCCGGTGATCCGCTCGGATGGCACGGTCCTCTGGGAGAACGGCATGGACGCCGGCGTGAAGGTGTCCACCCCGGCCGAGATGTGCCAGGCCAAAGCGGCCGGCGCCACCATCCTGATGTCCATCGGCGGGGCCGCCGCGGGCATCGACCTGAGTTCCACCGCAGTCGCCGACCGTTTCATCGCGACGATCGTGCCGATCCTGACGGCCTACCACTTCGACGGCATCGACATCGACATCGAAACCGGCCTGACCGGCAGCGGCAACATCAACACCCTGTCGACGTCGCAGGCCAACCTGATCCGGATCATCGACGGCGTGCTGGCCCGGATGCCGTCGAACTTCGGCCTGACCATGGCACCGGAGACGGCCTACGTCACCGGCGGCAGCGTGGTCTACGGCTCGATCTGGGGCTCGTACCTGCCAATCATCAAGAAGTACGTGGACAACGGCCGGCTCTGGTGGCTGAACATGCAGTACTACAACGGCAGCATGTACGGCTGCGCCGGCGACTCGTACCCGGCTGGCACCGTGCAGGGCTTCACAGTGCAGACGCAGTGCCTGAACAACGGCCTCACCATTCAGGGCACCACCATCCGCGTGCCGTACGACAAGCAGGTCCCGGGCCTACCGGCGCAGAACGGGGCGGGCGGCGGCTACATGTCGACGTCGTTGGTCACGCAGGCCTGGAACTCCGTGCCCGGCCTCAAGGGCCTGATGACCTGGTCGGCGAACTGGGACGGGTCGAAAGGGTGGACCTTCGGCGACAACGTGAAGCGCCTGCAGGGCCGCTGA
- a CDS encoding RNA-guided endonuclease InsQ/TnpB family protein yields the protein MVIVQLRYNYRITPDSAQRTALAQAFGCARVVFNDGLRLRQQARAVGEKYVSDADLSKLVITQAKATEERAWLGEVSAVVLQQALADLNTAYRNFFASITGKRKGRTVAPPRYRSRKDNRQAIRFTRNSRFKILDNGRLRLPKIGDVPVRWSRTLPSEPSSVTVIQDAAGRYFASFVVTTGEGEALPPVESEVGIDVGLTHFAVLSNGTKVTAPKFLRRAARTLKRLQQQLSRKQKGSANRKKAVVKLARAHARVADTRRDWQHKLSTTIVRDNQAIYVEDLCVVGLGRTRLAKSVHDAAWTSFTSMLEYKAIRYGRTFGRVDRFFPSTRMCSSCGRVTNKMALNIRAWRCPCGSAHDRDINAAKNILAAGRAESLNACGAQIRPASVPAPREETGIRPDAACSTRSVEGISAL from the coding sequence GTGGTCATTGTGCAGCTGCGTTACAACTACCGGATCACCCCGGACTCCGCCCAGCGCACCGCGCTGGCCCAAGCGTTCGGGTGCGCCCGCGTGGTCTTCAACGACGGGCTGCGTCTGCGTCAGCAGGCACGCGCGGTAGGCGAGAAGTACGTCTCGGATGCCGACCTGTCGAAGTTGGTCATCACTCAGGCCAAGGCCACCGAGGAACGCGCCTGGCTGGGCGAGGTTTCCGCCGTGGTGTTGCAGCAGGCCCTCGCTGACCTGAACACCGCGTACCGCAACTTCTTCGCCTCGATCACCGGCAAGCGCAAGGGTCGCACGGTGGCCCCGCCCCGGTACCGGTCACGTAAGGACAACCGGCAGGCCATCCGGTTCACCAGGAACTCCCGGTTCAAGATCCTGGACAACGGGCGCCTGCGGTTGCCGAAGATCGGCGACGTGCCGGTGCGCTGGTCGAGGACCCTGCCGTCCGAGCCCAGCTCGGTCACAGTGATCCAGGATGCGGCAGGCCGGTACTTCGCCTCGTTTGTCGTCACCACAGGCGAGGGTGAGGCGCTGCCTCCGGTCGAGTCCGAGGTGGGCATCGACGTGGGTCTGACCCACTTCGCGGTGCTCTCGAACGGCACGAAGGTCACCGCACCGAAGTTCCTGCGCCGCGCCGCCCGCACACTCAAGCGGCTGCAACAGCAACTGTCTCGCAAGCAGAAAGGCTCGGCCAACCGCAAGAAAGCCGTCGTGAAACTCGCCAGGGCGCACGCCCGGGTGGCTGACACCCGCCGCGACTGGCAGCACAAGCTGTCCACGACCATCGTTCGCGACAACCAAGCGATCTATGTCGAGGACCTGTGCGTCGTCGGTCTCGGCCGGACCCGCCTTGCCAAGTCCGTCCACGACGCCGCGTGGACCAGCTTCACCAGCATGCTGGAATACAAGGCCATCCGATACGGCCGCACGTTCGGCCGGGTCGACCGGTTCTTCCCATCCACCCGGATGTGCTCCTCCTGCGGACGCGTCACCAACAAGATGGCACTCAACATCCGAGCGTGGCGCTGCCCGTGCGGCAGCGCCCACGACCGGGACATCAACGCGGCTAAAAACATCCTCGCGGCGGGACGCGCCGAGAGCCTAAACGCCTGTGGAGCGCAGATAAGACCAGCATCCGTGCCGGCACCGCGCGAGGAAACAGGAATCCGCCCAGACGCCGCGTGTTCCACGCGCAGCGTGGAGGGAATCTCCGCCCTTTAG
- a CDS encoding carboxymuconolactone decarboxylase family protein — protein sequence MNPADAPAPVREALQAALPLNFFRVMANAETAFPDWMRWGGTLLKDLALDPLLREIAILRVARLSDVQYEWVQHAPIARSVGATDEMVHALGRDEIEADCFSPDQRIVLQFTTEVVRDVRPSDETATALTGLLSPREVVELLMVIGQYMMIARVAAATDLEIDKPMGAGVYGAGG from the coding sequence GTGAACCCTGCTGACGCCCCCGCGCCGGTGCGCGAAGCGCTGCAGGCCGCGCTTCCCCTGAATTTCTTCCGCGTCATGGCCAATGCCGAGACGGCGTTTCCGGACTGGATGCGCTGGGGAGGCACGCTGCTGAAGGACCTGGCCCTCGACCCGCTGCTGCGCGAAATCGCGATCCTGCGAGTTGCCCGGCTGAGCGACGTCCAGTACGAGTGGGTCCAGCACGCGCCGATCGCCCGCTCCGTCGGTGCCACGGACGAGATGGTCCACGCGCTTGGGCGCGACGAGATCGAGGCCGACTGTTTCTCGCCGGACCAGCGGATCGTCCTGCAGTTCACGACCGAAGTCGTCCGCGACGTCCGCCCCTCCGACGAAACCGCCACCGCACTGACGGGGCTACTCTCCCCGCGTGAGGTGGTCGAACTTCTGATGGTGATCGGGCAATACATGATGATCGCCCGGGTCGCCGCGGCAACGGACCTGGAAATCGACAAGCCGATGGGCGCCGGCGTCTACGGTGCCGGCGGTTGA